In bacterium, the sequence AATCCAATTCGCGGGCTTTTGTTCGTTTAATGCTGGCCGGGGCGATGGAAGCGGATATAGATAAACAAGGAAGAATTTTAACGCCCGATTATTTAAGAAAATATGCCGGCCTGAAAAAACAAGTAGCAATAGCCGGACTCTATAACCGGATTGAAATTTGGGATTCCGAAAAATGGCAGGAGTATAAAACGAAGACCGAAGGAAGTTCAGATGAGATAGCGGAAAAATTATCGGAGCTCGGCATATGAGCATGAAGCGTGGAACATGAAACATGGAACATGAAACAGAAAATAATAATTACCGTTATGCTTCAGGCTCCATGCTTCATGTTTCAGGACATATCCCCGTTCTTTTAAAAGAAACAATAACTGTCTTAGATCCAAAACCGGGAGAATTTTTTATTGATGGCACGGTTGGCAACGGCGGACACAGTGTCGCAATTCTGGAAAAAATTGAGCCAAAGGGAACATTATTGGGCACGGATTTAGATGAAACGACTTTACAGAAAGTGAAAGAAAAAATTACGGTAAATTCAAAATCAATTTTAGTCCAGAGTAATTATGCCGATTTGCCGGAAATTTTGAAAAGAGAAGATCTGCCTAAAGCCGATGGCTTGCTGTTAGACCTGGGTTTTTCTTCCGAGCAATTGACGACTGGCCGGGGTTTCAGTTTTTCCGGGCCCGAAGAGCCGCTGTTAATGACTTACGATCCTTATGCCGTTCCGGTAAAAAATTTGCTCAAAAGATTAAACGAGCCCGAATTGGCGGAAATCATAAAAAATTTAGGAGAAGAACATTGCGCCAAAAGAATAGCTCATGCCATAAAACAGAATCGCTTTCCGATTGAAACCAATAAACAATTAGCCGAAGCAGTCGCAGGGGTTCTGCCTAAAAATTACGAAAGGGGAAGAATTCACCCGGCCACGCGAACTTTTCTGGCTTTAAGAGTTTACGCCAATCAGGAACTGGCCAATTTGGAAAAGCTTTTAAATTCTTTAAACGAGATATTAAAAATCGGGGGACGGGTAGCTATTATTTCTTTTAACTCTTTGGAAGACCGGATAGTCAAAAATTATTTTCGGGAAAAGGCCAAAGAGGGGAAAATGGAAATTTTAACAAAAAAACCGATTACTCCGAGCCTGGAAGAAATAAAACAAAATTCGCGGTCTCGTTCAGCCAAACTGCGAGCCGCAAAATTACTGTAATTGCAGTAATTACGGTAATTACCGTAAAAACATATGACAATAATCCAGCCGGCTAAAAACAAAAATAAATTGAGTCTGATATTACTTTTAATCGTTATTTTTTTTATGGCCGGGTTTTATATTTACGAATACAATCATATGGTTGGGCTTAAATATCAAGTTCAATCTTTGGAAAAATCATTGGCTGATTATCAAAACCAAAATTCAAACCTTAAAAGTCAATATTATCAGTTGATTGATCCGACTCGTCTGGAGGAATTGGCCAAAGAAAATGGCTTAATTATGGACCAGCGGCCGCAATATTTAGGGGCCAATTTTTAGGCCAATATTTATAATTATGAAATTCCGTTACACTATTCTAGTAATAATTTTTGCTTTGGTTTACGGAGGGTTGATTTTCCGGCTTTACAACCTTCAGTTAGAGCAGGGGTCAGGATATTTACAACGGGTTGAAGCCCGAGGGAAAATTAGCCAGAATGACTTTGCCCGAGGCGTGATTTCTTTCACCGACCGCTACCAAAATTTAATTCCGGTGGCTGTCAGCAAAGAATTTTCAATAATCTACGCTGTTCCCAAAGAAATAAGTGAGCCGGAAAAAACCGCTGAAGTTTTGGCGCCGATTGTCGGAATCAGCCAAGCAAAATTATCTTCTCTTTTTTCCAATTCCAACTCTCTTTATAAATTATTATTGGAGAAAGCCTCTGACGAACAGGTTCGGGCGATTGGGTCCCTCAATCTCAAAGGGATCTATGTTAAATCTCAAAATTTTCGTTACTATCCTTCCCAAAATTTAGCGTCTCAGCTTCTCGGGTTTGTCGGTGTCAACGATAAAAATAATCAACCAGTTGGTCTTTATGGTTTAGAAAGTTTTTATAACGATAAACTTCAAAATAATAAAAATTTACATTTAACCATTGATCGCAATCTTCAGGCCCGAGCGGAAGAAGTTTTGGATAATTTAATAAAAAAATTTGAAGCGACCGGGGGGACTGTCATTATAGAAAATCCGACAACCGGAGAA encodes:
- the mraZ gene encoding division/cell wall cluster transcriptional repressor MraZ; this translates as MFIGEYQHNLDTKGRLAVPAKFREKLAGGAIITRGLDHCLFVFASKEWEVLAQKLISLPLAQSNSRAFVRLMLAGAMEADIDKQGRILTPDYLRKYAGLKKQVAIAGLYNRIEIWDSEKWQEYKTKTEGSSDEIAEKLSELGI
- the rsmH gene encoding 16S rRNA (cytosine(1402)-N(4))-methyltransferase RsmH, translating into MEHETENNNYRYASGSMLHVSGHIPVLLKETITVLDPKPGEFFIDGTVGNGGHSVAILEKIEPKGTLLGTDLDETTLQKVKEKITVNSKSILVQSNYADLPEILKREDLPKADGLLLDLGFSSEQLTTGRGFSFSGPEEPLLMTYDPYAVPVKNLLKRLNEPELAEIIKNLGEEHCAKRIAHAIKQNRFPIETNKQLAEAVAGVLPKNYERGRIHPATRTFLALRVYANQELANLEKLLNSLNEILKIGGRVAIISFNSLEDRIVKNYFREKAKEGKMEILTKKPITPSLEEIKQNSRSRSAKLRAAKLL
- a CDS encoding septum formation initiator family protein — translated: MTIIQPAKNKNKLSLILLLIVIFFMAGFYIYEYNHMVGLKYQVQSLEKSLADYQNQNSNLKSQYYQLIDPTRLEELAKENGLIMDQRPQYLGANF